In Dermacentor variabilis isolate Ectoservices chromosome 7, ASM5094787v1, whole genome shotgun sequence, a genomic segment contains:
- the LOC142588298 gene encoding uncharacterized protein LOC142588298, producing MGDDSSGYARVSSISCSSSSSLQGLHKPSSQKPPCHLSSAPRKYASTNSLAAELHEACRYQHSTKEPTRPASHGFRHIEFDPESARFGEQPPRYSTVVRESPLI from the coding sequence ATGGGGGACGACTCGTCGGGCTACGCTCGTGTCAGCTccatcagctgcagcagcagcagcagcctccagGGCCTGCACAAGCCGTCGTCGCAGAAGCCGCCCTGCCACCTAAGCAGCGCACCACGGAAGTACGCCAGCACCAACAGCCTCGCCGCGGAGTTGCACGAAGCCTGCCGCTACCAGCACAGCACCAAAGAACCGACCAGACCAGCCAGCCACGGTTTCCGGCACATAGAGTTTGACCCCGAGTCGGCTCGCTTCGGCGAGCAGCCGCCGAGGTACTCGACCGTGGTCAGAGAGAGTCCTCTGATATAG